The Streptomyces vietnamensis genome contains a region encoding:
- a CDS encoding pentapeptide repeat-containing protein has product MSTPAPSAPSWPHCAHSAHSSDPVGCRGIQTPGHTACLAHLTDTDRDTYLAGLAPGADIDHRGTPFTEDLLNRLLNAVRDPTSRRPHLGTALFGEARFSGSAQFGGTQFSGSAQFRGAQFFGRAQFGGAQFSRSARFSKAQFSGNAQFRGAQFSADAWFDQAHLSDEVHFGEAQFSYDARFSRAQFSGDAQFRRAQFSGDARFDGAQFFGDVWFDGVQFFGDVWSVGVQFSGSARFYEAQFSGNAQFYGAQFVGNARFDEARFSGATGFGKARFSGDARFDEAQFLAASRWGPVVCGGTVDLSGAVFGAPVTLEVAAKQVRCTRTRWQSTATVRVRHASVDLGHAVLEAPLAVTAHPTPFTIAGGPTLDESTLPGSGAVRVVSVQGVDAAHLVLTDTDLSGCLFSGAFHLDQLRLEGRTTLASTPTGWHRKGIAPVRWTRRRTLAEEQHWRAQTAGQPPTSAGTPPDPRRWRTGPYHPDPARTPDPDDVAPLYRQLRKAFEDGKNEPGAADFYYGECEMRRHDRTGTPKAERRLLWAYWLLSGYGLRAGRALGWLAAAMLATIVLLMAFGLPMSSPKQEATGTVPAGGGTITLTIDKQDPKNPTGDRFTSKRFDKALTVTLNSVVFRSSGQDLTTTGTYIEMTSRLLEPALLALAVLAVRGRIKR; this is encoded by the coding sequence ATGAGCACACCCGCACCGTCGGCACCGTCCTGGCCGCACTGCGCCCACAGCGCCCACTCCAGCGATCCCGTCGGCTGCCGCGGCATCCAGACTCCAGGCCACACCGCCTGCCTCGCCCACCTGACCGACACCGACCGCGACACCTACCTTGCCGGCCTGGCCCCCGGCGCCGACATCGACCACCGCGGCACCCCCTTCACCGAAGACCTCCTCAACCGCCTCCTCAACGCCGTCCGCGACCCCACCAGCCGACGCCCCCACCTCGGGACCGCCTTGTTCGGCGAGGCGCGGTTCTCCGGCAGTGCCCAGTTCGGCGGGACGCAGTTCTCTGGCAGTGCCCAGTTCAGAGGAGCGCAGTTCTTCGGTCGCGCCCAGTTCGGTGGGGCGCAGTTCTCCCGCAGCGCCCGGTTCAGCAAGGCTCAATTCTCCGGCAACGCCCAGTTCAGAGGGGCACAGTTCTCCGCCGACGCCTGGTTCGACCAGGCGCACCTCTCCGACGAAGTCCACTTCGGTGAGGCGCAGTTCTCTTACGATGCCCGGTTCAGCCGGGCGCAGTTCTCCGGCGACGCCCAGTTTAGGAGGGCGCAGTTCTCCGGCGACGCCCGGTTCGACGGCGCGCAGTTCTTCGGTGACGTCTGGTTCGACGGGGTGCAGTTCTTCGGTGACGTCTGGTCCGTCGGGGTGCAGTTTTCCGGCAGCGCCCGCTTCTACGAGGCGCAGTTCTCTGGCAACGCCCAGTTCTACGGGGCGCAGTTCGTCGGCAACGCCCGGTTCGACGAGGCACGGTTCTCCGGCGCCACCGGGTTCGGCAAGGCACGGTTCTCCGGCGATGCCCGGTTCGATGAGGCGCAGTTCTTGGCGGCTTCGAGATGGGGGCCGGTGGTGTGCGGGGGGACGGTCGATTTGTCGGGAGCGGTGTTTGGAGCGCCGGTGACGCTGGAGGTCGCAGCGAAGCAGGTGCGGTGCACGCGGACCCGTTGGCAGTCGACCGCGACCGTCCGGGTTCGCCATGCTTCTGTTGATCTTGGGCATGCGGTGCTGGAGGCCCCTCTCGCCGTCACCGCTCACCCCACCCCGTTCACCATCGCCGGTGGCCCGACCCTGGACGAGAGCACTTTGCCGGGGAGCGGGGCGGTGCGGGTGGTGTCGGTGCAGGGCGTGGACGCCGCCCACCTGGTCCTGACCGACACCGACCTGTCCGGCTGCCTGTTCTCCGGGGCCTTCCATCTTGACCAGCTCCGGCTGGAGGGCCGTACCACCCTCGCTTCCACCCCTACCGGCTGGCACCGCAAGGGCATAGCCCCGGTCCGCTGGACCCGCCGGCGGACGCTGGCAGAGGAGCAGCATTGGCGGGCGCAGACCGCCGGACAGCCCCCCACATCCGCTGGCACCCCGCCCGACCCCCGCCGGTGGCGTACCGGCCCGTACCACCCCGACCCCGCCCGGACCCCGGACCCCGACGACGTCGCCCCCTTGTACCGGCAGCTCCGCAAGGCGTTCGAGGACGGCAAGAACGAACCCGGCGCCGCCGACTTCTACTACGGCGAGTGCGAGATGCGCCGCCACGACCGCACCGGCACCCCGAAAGCCGAGCGCCGCCTGCTGTGGGCCTACTGGCTGCTCTCCGGCTACGGCCTGCGCGCCGGCCGCGCCCTAGGCTGGCTCGCCGCCGCCATGCTCGCCACCATCGTGCTGCTGATGGCCTTCGGCCTGCCGATGTCGTCCCCGAAACAGGAAGCCACCGGCACTGTCCCGGCGGGCGGCGGCACCATCACCCTCACCATCGACAAGCAGGACCCGAAGAACCCCACCGGGGACAGGTTCACCAGCAAACGCTTCGACAAGGCCCTGACCGTCACGCTCAACTCCGTAGTGTTCCGCTCCAGCGGCCAGGACCTCACCACCACCGGAACCTACATCGAGATGACCTCTCGCCTCCTCGAACCCGCCCTCCTCGCCCTCGCCGTCCTTGCCGTCCGAGGGCGCATCAAACGCTGA
- a CDS encoding HEAT repeat domain-containing protein: MINDLESIDWASLGHAYGPADEVPGWLRGMVSPDPDVREEAFGNFYGAVLHQGSVYPSTVASVPFLFAMADDPATPDRGEVVALLLSIGQEVIDAEEVYAVICGPDGEDSTIYPDTANLMREHADAFVAYACDPDPEVRRAAIEGLGLFLDDAERAVALLRDRLVEESGVAERGLVVRTMANLALRLPAAAAAARRWLDALSDSSTTDPDTRLAALVHRTRCAPDSINDQTVPTAIGLLRQVTPVPRPEKDEDQGNRDSSRPCACEAEPEPDPNVPGHIAAAFADLERHGRLHAPTTPLLTAFHKALDARLDDRTALLTEQLRSPDPGTRYDAIDMARRLIASWRGEHTDLVRLLADCLLPRDSYTAAAAAEALGSLAELAEPAREALAAYVTAQRTEHRPDAWASPHRVLRRAHQQAVVALAGLGDERALPSLLTALDTDMDAWRAVNAAGHLPRAAAELTPRLVHRLADVDHSREWPDVGPTALASALAKLGDPAAVPALTDAVQAAVQHKQWSTAVPVLKALASFGTRAASALDTVRALTEADGVDIRTAAVGAVWELERCPERVVPLLEHLLESHRNFDAIDLAGRIGPPAAPVLPRLRQMLGEQVEQNARNERNGSAVLNDSWTLVHVASALWDIGGTSEADIVVPALLNAWEDNDSTACDVVACFDRMGPAARPALPRIEAATAQPQRGGEPWGWGVTRDLKFQRTCRAILTRLRELPEPALAGEE, translated from the coding sequence ATGATCAACGACTTGGAGAGCATTGACTGGGCGTCCTTGGGGCACGCCTACGGGCCGGCCGATGAGGTGCCGGGATGGCTGCGCGGCATGGTCTCGCCCGACCCCGACGTGCGGGAGGAGGCGTTCGGCAACTTCTATGGCGCGGTGCTCCATCAGGGGAGCGTGTATCCGAGCACGGTGGCCAGTGTGCCGTTCCTGTTCGCGATGGCGGACGATCCGGCGACGCCTGACCGTGGGGAGGTCGTCGCGCTGCTGCTCAGCATCGGGCAGGAGGTCATCGACGCCGAGGAGGTCTACGCCGTCATCTGCGGCCCGGACGGGGAGGATTCCACGATCTACCCGGACACGGCGAACCTGATGCGTGAGCACGCCGACGCCTTCGTCGCCTACGCCTGTGACCCCGATCCGGAGGTGCGCAGGGCGGCAATCGAGGGGCTGGGGCTTTTCCTGGACGATGCCGAGCGGGCGGTGGCGCTTCTGCGGGACCGTCTCGTGGAGGAGAGCGGGGTCGCCGAGCGTGGGCTGGTGGTGCGGACGATGGCGAATTTGGCGCTTCGGCTGCCCGCGGCCGCCGCGGCGGCGAGGAGGTGGCTCGACGCACTGTCCGACAGCAGCACGACCGATCCGGACACCCGTCTGGCAGCGCTCGTCCACCGGACCCGCTGCGCTCCCGATTCCATCAACGATCAGACGGTGCCGACCGCGATCGGACTGCTCCGCCAGGTCACACCCGTGCCCCGGCCCGAGAAGGACGAGGATCAGGGGAACCGGGACTCCTCCCGCCCGTGTGCGTGCGAGGCCGAACCCGAACCCGACCCGAACGTCCCCGGGCACATCGCCGCCGCCTTCGCCGACCTCGAACGACACGGCCGCCTCCACGCTCCCACCACTCCCCTGCTCACGGCCTTCCACAAGGCCCTGGACGCGCGCCTCGACGACCGGACGGCCCTGCTCACCGAACAGCTGCGCAGCCCGGACCCAGGAACCCGGTACGACGCCATCGACATGGCACGCCGTCTGATCGCCTCCTGGCGGGGAGAACACACCGACCTCGTCCGGCTCCTCGCCGACTGCCTGCTGCCGCGCGACTCCTACACCGCCGCGGCCGCGGCCGAGGCCCTCGGATCCCTGGCCGAACTGGCCGAACCCGCCCGGGAGGCCCTCGCCGCCTATGTCACCGCGCAGCGCACCGAGCACCGGCCTGATGCGTGGGCGAGCCCGCACCGCGTGCTGCGCCGTGCCCACCAGCAGGCCGTCGTGGCGCTGGCAGGCCTCGGAGACGAACGTGCCCTGCCCAGTCTGCTGACCGCGCTGGACACCGATATGGACGCCTGGCGCGCGGTGAACGCGGCCGGCCACTTGCCCCGGGCCGCCGCCGAGCTCACGCCCCGGCTCGTTCATCGCCTCGCCGATGTAGACCACTCCCGGGAGTGGCCCGATGTCGGCCCCACGGCTCTCGCCTCCGCCCTCGCGAAGCTCGGTGATCCGGCGGCCGTGCCCGCACTCACCGACGCCGTCCAAGCCGCCGTCCAGCACAAGCAGTGGAGTACCGCAGTTCCCGTTCTGAAGGCGCTCGCCTCGTTCGGCACCCGTGCCGCATCCGCCCTGGATACCGTCCGGGCCCTTACCGAGGCGGATGGCGTGGATATCCGTACGGCCGCGGTGGGCGCCGTCTGGGAACTCGAGCGCTGCCCCGAACGTGTGGTGCCATTGCTGGAGCACCTCCTCGAATCGCACCGGAACTTCGACGCGATCGACCTCGCCGGCCGGATCGGTCCTCCCGCCGCTCCCGTTCTGCCGCGCCTGCGGCAGATGCTGGGCGAGCAGGTCGAGCAGAACGCGCGCAACGAGCGGAATGGTTCGGCCGTGCTGAACGACTCGTGGACCCTCGTCCACGTCGCGTCAGCCCTGTGGGACATAGGCGGCACGAGCGAGGCCGACATCGTTGTACCGGCGCTGCTGAACGCCTGGGAGGACAACGACTCCACCGCGTGTGACGTCGTCGCCTGCTTCGACCGCATGGGCCCGGCCGCACGCCCCGCCCTGCCCCGTATCGAGGCCGCGACGGCGCAGCCACAGCGCGGCGGAGAGCCCTGGGGGTGGGGAGTCACCCGCGACCTGAAGTTCCAGCGCACCTGCCGTGCCATCCTGACCCGCCTGCGGGAGCTCCCGGAGCCTGCGCTTGCCGGGGAGGAGTAG
- a CDS encoding calcium-binding protein, protein MTSSRHGTGARTRLRRAVASGFAGALVLGGVLGLGATDAGAAAPTCLGRPATIVITTPGVTTNGTSGADVIIGTSGDDIIHGLGGNDRICSLGGTDVVSGGLGNDQLDGGTGSDELVGDTFGIQSNTTGGGNDLLIGGDEADTLIGDSRSVDGGDATGGGNDRLYGGDDADVMIGDSFGTNASGGGRDYLDGGDGTDDMGGDSRALHGTAQGAGDDVLFSGAGASDRMVGDSDADGNVEGNDGDDTLIAGGDSVIVIGDHNIHDEFGGYATGSGRDHIIGTGGPDLLVGESSVVDANLSSASADRIEGGGGNDQIFGDNTDFFVTRTVGTAGGRDDLRGDAGADTLRAGPGDDDLDGGADGPDVCDGEAGTDSATQSCETTPNVP, encoded by the coding sequence ATGACGAGCAGTCGTCACGGAACCGGAGCCAGGACGCGGCTTCGTCGTGCCGTCGCGAGCGGGTTTGCGGGGGCGCTCGTGCTCGGAGGCGTCCTCGGTCTCGGCGCGACGGACGCGGGCGCGGCGGCGCCGACCTGCCTGGGCCGCCCGGCCACGATCGTCATCACCACGCCCGGCGTGACGACGAACGGGACCAGCGGCGCGGACGTGATCATCGGGACCTCAGGCGATGACATCATCCACGGCTTGGGCGGGAACGACCGGATCTGCAGCCTCGGTGGCACCGACGTCGTCAGTGGCGGACTCGGCAACGACCAGCTCGACGGCGGCACGGGCTCCGACGAGCTGGTCGGCGATACCTTCGGCATTCAAAGCAACACCACGGGCGGCGGCAACGACCTTCTGATCGGAGGCGACGAGGCCGACACTCTGATCGGGGACAGTCGGTCCGTGGACGGCGGAGACGCCACAGGCGGCGGGAACGACCGCCTGTACGGCGGCGACGACGCCGACGTCATGATCGGCGACAGCTTCGGCACCAACGCGTCCGGCGGCGGGCGCGACTACCTCGACGGCGGCGACGGCACCGACGACATGGGGGGCGACTCCCGGGCCCTTCACGGCACCGCCCAGGGCGCCGGCGACGACGTGCTCTTCAGCGGAGCGGGCGCCAGCGACCGCATGGTCGGCGACAGCGACGCCGACGGCAACGTCGAAGGCAACGACGGCGATGACACCCTGATCGCGGGCGGCGACAGTGTGATCGTTATCGGGGACCACAACATCCATGACGAGTTCGGCGGTTACGCGACGGGCTCAGGCCGTGACCACATCATCGGCACCGGCGGGCCGGACCTGCTGGTCGGCGAGAGTTCGGTGGTCGACGCCAACCTCAGCTCGGCCAGCGCCGACCGGATCGAGGGGGGCGGCGGTAACGACCAGATCTTCGGGGACAACACCGACTTCTTCGTCACCAGGACGGTCGGCACCGCTGGCGGCCGCGACGACCTGCGCGGCGACGCCGGGGCCGACACCCTCCGCGCCGGCCCCGGCGACGATGACCTCGACGGCGGTGCCGACGGCCCGGACGTCTGCGACGGCGAGGCTGGCACCGACAGCGCCACCCAGTCCTGCGAGACGACCCCGAACGTCCCGTAA
- a CDS encoding replication-relaxation family protein has protein sequence MPYPQSAPTGLGQVAQQAAQVLYQHRLVSTRQLHRLVTPHHTRTEYLRRQLHTLREAGFAGVVGRRTTGQTELLWWLTEKGAQAVEAVGLLQQRPYRMSPEAALGPLQEHTLAVVDTGAAFVEHARRLDHECGPLDWSPEIAHYYRDEARPGEELCLVPDAVLNYVHTEARQRTLLTFFIEVDRTQMTIARLAQKLHAYAAYHAYAPQPPTAKGARGPRRQATMPAWRSRYPVFPRLLMVLTGASEERLARRIADLRSLAASDPVLATTALRAGVTTLNQLRARGPFEQVFTPVLGNAEPVNAWLPGPLASVS, from the coding sequence ATGCCCTACCCGCAGTCCGCCCCCACCGGGCTGGGCCAGGTCGCCCAGCAGGCCGCCCAGGTCCTCTACCAGCACCGTCTGGTTTCCACGAGGCAGCTCCACCGGCTCGTCACCCCGCACCACACCCGCACTGAGTACCTGCGCCGCCAGCTCCACACCCTTCGCGAAGCCGGGTTCGCTGGCGTCGTCGGCCGCCGCACCACCGGCCAGACCGAGCTGCTGTGGTGGCTCACCGAAAAGGGCGCCCAGGCCGTCGAAGCGGTCGGTCTGCTTCAGCAGCGCCCGTACCGGATGAGCCCCGAGGCTGCCCTCGGCCCGCTCCAGGAACACACCCTTGCAGTCGTGGATACCGGAGCCGCGTTCGTCGAGCACGCCCGCCGACTCGACCACGAGTGCGGTCCCCTGGACTGGTCGCCAGAGATCGCGCACTACTACCGTGACGAGGCCCGACCGGGGGAAGAGCTGTGCCTCGTCCCCGATGCCGTCCTCAACTACGTCCACACCGAAGCACGACAGCGCACCCTGCTCACGTTCTTCATCGAGGTCGACCGCACCCAGATGACGATCGCCCGCCTGGCCCAGAAACTGCACGCCTACGCCGCCTACCACGCGTACGCTCCCCAGCCTCCAACCGCCAAGGGCGCCCGCGGGCCCCGTCGCCAGGCCACGATGCCGGCTTGGCGCAGCCGCTACCCGGTCTTCCCCCGACTTCTGATGGTCCTGACCGGAGCGTCCGAGGAGCGCCTCGCCCGCCGGATTGCCGACCTGCGCAGCCTTGCCGCCAGCGACCCGGTGCTCGCCACCACCGCGCTTCGGGCCGGCGTCACCACCCTCAACCAGCTCCGAGCCAGGGGGCCGTTCGAGCAGGTCTTCACACCGGTCCTCGGCAATGCAGAACCGGTCAACGCCTGGCTCCCAGGACCTCTTGCCAGTGTGTCCTGA